Below is a genomic region from Caulobacter rhizosphaerae.
CGTGAACGGCGGCAGCTTCCAGGCGTACAGCACCAGCAGCACGCCGCCGATCCCGGCGACGATCACCGGAACGGCCGCCCGAGACCACAGGCGCTTGGGCGGAGGCGGAACGGGCTGCGGGGCTTGGGAATCGGACATCAGGCGGCCTCCACGGGCGTCAGGCGGGCCGCGCGCCGCTGGCGCAGGTCGCTCCGGACGCGCAGGAACAACAGGTAGGCGAAGACCATCAGCGCCATCACGGCCACCGTGGCGAACACGTCGTCATAGGCCAGCACCGTGGCCTCGCGCGTCGCCTGCTGGGCCAGCAGGGCCCCGCCCTCGCCGCTCCGCAAGCTCGGATCGGTCAGCACCCCGGCGTACGAACCGGACAGTTGCCTGACGCGCAGGGCCACCTGCGGATCGGTCAGGCTCAGCCGGCTGACGATGGCGTCGGAATGCACCCGCTCGCGGATGGTCATCAGCGTGCCGAGGAAGGCCGAGCCGCCCAGGGCCCCGATCACCTGTCCGGTCGAGAACAGCACGATGAAGCTGACGATGTACTCCTGGCCCATCCGGATGGCGCGTGGGAACCCGGCCAGCAGGGCGGCGGGCAGGAACAGGGCGCCGGCGAAGGCCATCATCCCCTGGCTCAGATACATCTGCTCGGGGCGGGTCAGGCTGGTCGATCGGCTGTCCAGCCAGGCGGCGACGGCGACCATCAGCAGGGCGATCAGGGCCGGGGTGCTGACGTGCTCGGGATTGATCGTGAAGGCGACGATGACCATGCCGGCCAGGGTGGCGAAGAACATCACCCACGACAGTCCGGCCATCTGGTCGTTGTTCATGCCCAGGGTCTGCAGCAGGCCGAACGCGCCCACCCCCTGCTCGGACAGCACGACGCGGAACAGCAGGATGATGACCAGCAGGCGCAGCAGATCGGCGCTGGTCAGCCAGCGCAGGTGGATCAGCGGCTTCTTGCGATGCAGCTCGACCAGGGCCGAGGCGACCAGCAGCACGATGGCCGCCACCAGGCACCAGCCGATCCAGGCCGTGTCGAACCACCACGCATAGCGCCCCTGCCCCAGCACCACGCACAGCAGGGCGATCCCCGGCGCGAACAGGGCGAATGTCAGAAAGTCGCGCCACTCGAACATCTGCACGCGCGGGATCGGCGGCAGGCGCAGCAGGTTGACGGCCGACAGGCAGACGATGCTGAGCCCGATCTCGGCCAGGTACAGCCCGTGCCACTGGCCGGTGTCGAGCAGGTCGGACGACACCAGCCGCGACAGCGGCAGGGCCAGCTGGGCCCAGCCGATGCCCAGGGCGATGCCGACGATCCGCCGCTCCGGCGGCGCGGCCTCGACCATGTAGAGCAGGGTCAGGGTCGACAGAGCCGACGCCGCCATGCCGGCCGCGGCCCGCACGGCGATGGCCGAGCGCAGGTCGTTGCTCAGCAGGTGGGCCAGGCCGACCACGATGAACAGCCCCAGGCCGATGTCGGCGAACAGCCGCAGCCCGTACTGGAAACGGAACTTGACCGCCAGCAGGCCGATCGTGGCGTTGGCGGCGGTGTAGGCGATCGACAGCCAGGCCGACTCGTTGGTGTAGGCGCCGAGCGAGCCCTGGATCCAGGGCAGGTTGTTGTTGATCAGGTTGGCGCCCAGCCCCTGGGTCAGGCCCAGCAGCATCGACACCGCGCCGTAGGCCAGCCCGTGCGACCACGTCCAGGGCGGCGAAGGCGGCGGAGCGGGGACGGCGCTGTCGGTCAAAGGGCGTTCGGCTCCATGATCCATTCCTTTCCGCCACGCAACTCGCCGAAAGGAGCGGACAGAACGGGCTTTGGCTCCAACGGTTCAGCTAGGGCTTTCGCTGCATCCGTTCCCGAACCTAGGCCAAGCCCAGCGATAGGACTTGAAGAAATCCGCGATCGCGCAACCCATGCTAGGCAAGGCCTCGAGGAGCGCACACGCCATGGTTCATCCGGTCTATGCCGACCTGCCCACCACCATCTTCGAGGAGATGAGCGGCCTGGCGCGCCAGACCGGGGCGATCAACCTGGGCCAGGGCTTCCCCGACGACGCCGGACCGATGGCCTTGCGCCGCAAGGCCGGCGAGGCGCTGATCAGCGGCACGAACCAGTATCCGCCGATGCGCGGCCTGCCCGCCCTGCGCCAGGCCGCGGCGGCGCACTACGCGCGCACCCAGGGCCTGGACCTGAACTGGGAAGGCGAGATCGTCGTCACCTCCGGCGCGACCGAGGCCCTGGCGGCGGCCTTCCTCAGCCTGATCTCGCCTGGCGACGAGGTGGTGCTGTTCCAGCCGCTGTACGACGCCTACCTGCCGATGGTGAAGCGGGCCGGCGGCGTGCCCAAGCTGGTGCGCCTGGCGCCGCCGCACTGGCGGTTCGACCGGGCCATGCTGGAGGCCGCGTTCAGCGACCGGACTCGGATGGTGGTGCTGAACACGCCCCTGAACCCGGCCGGCGTGGTCACCCCCGACGAGGACCTGACCTTGCTGGCCGAGTTCTGCGTGAAGCATGACGTCATCGCCGTCTGCGACGAGGTGTGGGAAGCCGTGGTGTTCGATGGCCGAAAACATCGACCGCTGATCGGCTATCCGGGCATGCGCGAGCGCACCGTCAAGATCGGCTCAGCCGGCAAACTTTTCGGTATGACAGGGTGGAAGGTCGGCTTCCTGTGCGCCGCTCCCGTCCTGACCCGGGCCCTGGCCGGCGCCCACCAGTTCCTGACCTTCACCACCCCGCCCAACCTGCAGGAGGCGGTGGCCTACGGACTGGAGCAGCCCGGCGACTGGTTCGAGACCATGCCCGCCGGACTGCAGCGCTCGCGCGACCGGCTGGCGGCGGGCCTGCGCGCGGCGGGTTTCATGGTGCTCGATAGCCGCGGCACCTATTTCCTCAATGTCGACCTTGCGGCCTCGGGGGTCGACGAGGACGACCGGACCTTCGCCCTGCGCGCGGTGCGCGATCACGGCGTGGCCAGCATTCCCGTCTCGGCCTTCTATGCCGAGGATCCTGTGCGCCACATCCTGCGCCTGTGCTTCGCCAAGGCGGACGAGACGCTGGACGAGGGCGTGGCGCGGCTGGCGAGGGCGCGGGGGTAGAAGATCGCACCGCCTAGACCCTCCCCCAGTGGGGGAGGATCTTGTCGGCTCGACCGCCCTTAGGCCGCGATCGCCTCCGCCGTCGGGCCAAACACCTCGTAGTGGATGCGGTCAGCCGGCACGCCCGCGGCGGCCAGACCCTGGACGAAGACCTTCAAGAACAGCGTCGGGCCACACAGGTAGAAATCGGCCTGAGCGAACGGCGTGTTGGCTTTCAGCCAGTCGATCGAGATGAAGCCGTCGACGTCGTGCGTCCGGCCCGCTTGGTCGCCCGCCAGCGGCGCGCTGTAGAAGGTGGTGACCGTGACGCCGCCGTGGTCCTTGGCCAGGCTGCGGACATGGCCGTCCAGCGCGTGGACATCGCTGTTCAGCGCGCCATGCACGAAGTGGGCCTCCAGTTCCGGATGGGCCTGGGCGATGTGCTCAAGCATGCTGACCATCGGCGTCAGGCCGACGCCGCCGCTGAGCAGCACCACCGGCCGGGCGGGCTGGTCGGCCAGGAAGAAGTCGCCGGCCGGCGGGGTGGCGGAAAGCACGTCGCCGATCTGGATCTGGTCGTGCAGGAACCGCGAGGCCGCGCCCAGGTCCTCGCGCTTGACCGAGATGCGGTAGCTTTCGCCGTTCGGACCGGCGGAGATCGAATAGTTGCGCTTTTCACCCGGCGCGCCCGGCAGGTCGAAGCGGAAGGTCAGATACTGGCCCGGCTTGTGCGTGATCACCCGGCCGCCATCCCGGGGACGCAGCACGAACGAGGTGATCACCGCGCTCTCGCGGACCTTCTCGGCGACCACGAAGTCGCGCCAGCCGGTCCAGCCGCCGTCGGCGGCCTCGATCCCGGCGCGGATCGCCGCCTCGCGGTCGATCAGGATGTCGGCCAGGAACCAGTAGGCCTCGCCCCAGGCGGCCAGGATCTCGTCGGTCGCCGCCTCGCCCAGCACCGCCTTGATCGCGCCCAGCAGGGCCTCGGCCACGAACGGATAGTGCTCGGCCAGGATATGGTAGCCGACATGCTTCTGGGCGATGCGCTCGACCACCGGCAGCACGACGCCCAGATTGTCGATGTTCTGGGCGTAGGCCAGCACCGCGCCGGCCAGGGCCTTGGGCTGGGCGCCGCTGCTCTGGTTGGCGTGGTTGAACAGCGCCTTGATATGCGCGTCCTGGAACAGCCGGGCGTACATCGCCAGGGTGATCGCCTCGCCGTGTTCGGCCAGGGCCGGAACCGTGGCCTTGACGCGCGCGATCGTTTCCGCGCTCAGCGCAGCCGCCATTGTCTTACTCCTTGTCTGGTTCGATCGAGGTCTGGGTTTGATCGGTTCGGGCGTCGCTGGGACGCCGCGGGTCGGGAGGGCTCCGCCTTGGGCAGGCGAAAGTGGATGGCCAGGTCCAGGCTCTGGGCGATGCGGGCGGCCTTGGCCTGCATGGCCGCGGCGACCTCGGGCGACATCATTTCGGCGGTCGTCTGGTTCCACAGCGCCAGCCAGCGGCCGAACATCTCCGAAGGGATGCGATGGCCGTGCCGCATGTGGGCCTGCATCGGATCGCCCTTGTAGCGGCCGGTGGTCAGCATCACCGACGACCAGAAGTCGGCGAGGGTGGCCAGGTGCCGGTCCCAGTCCTCCACCGCGTCGTTGAACACCGGCCCCAGCGCGGCGTCGGCCCGCACCCGGGCATAGAACCGGTCCAGCAGGGCCGGCAGGGCGGCTTCGATCTCGGCGGCTTGGCTCGGGTCCATGGCGAAGGCCTAATTGATGCGTAGAAAATGCATCTATAAGTCCGCCCTAAAACATGCAATGAGAATACCAGTTTTACGTAGTCGCCCTTAGGGGCGACGCCCGGAGCGCCGATGCGCCTGACGCGCTACACCGATTACGCGATGCGGGTGCTGCTGCACCTGGCCGCGCGCGGCGACGACGGCCTGGCCTCGATCGGCGAGATCGCCGCGCTCTACAGGATTTCGCAGAACCACCTGATGAAGGTGGTGCAGGACCTGGGCAAGGCCGGCTTCGTGCGCACCGTGCGCGGCCGGGGCGGCGGCATAGCCCTGGCGCGCCCCGCCGACCAGATCGTCGTCGGCCAGGTGGTGCGCCAGACCGAGGACGGCTTCAAGCTGGTGGACTGCACGGCCTGCGTGATCGCCCCGGCCTGCACCCTGCCCCGCGCGCTGAACGAGGCGACGGCCGCCTTCATCGCCGTGCTCGACAAGTACACGCTGGAAGACCTGCTGGACCAGCGCCATCAGATGCGGACGCTGTTCGGCATCACCGACGCCGCCGAGCTGCCCGCCGCCAGCTAGATCGTCGCTTCCACCTCGGCCCTGTCCGCGGATGCGGCGCCGCGCTTGTCCAGCACCTGGACCAGCACCGACAGCAGGTCACGCAGGTCGATCGGCTTGGCGATATGAGCGTCCATGCCGGCCTCGAGGCAGGTGTCGATCTGGGTGCGCATGACGTCGGCGGTCAGGGCGATGACCGGCAGGCCGGCCCAGCGCGGATCGCGGCGCAGGCGGCGGGTGGCCTCCAGCCCGTCCATCACTGGCATGTTGACGTCCATCAGCACCAGATCGAAGATCTCGGCCTCGAGCGCGTCCAGGGCCTCGCGACCGTTCTCGACCTCGACCAGGTCGCAGTCGAACGGGGCCAGGAACAGCTTGATGACCCGACGGTTGACCGGGTGGTCGTCGACGACCAGCACGCGGCGGCCCTGCAGGGGCGAGCGCGTGGGTTCATCCTCGTTGGCGGCGCCGAAGGCCGGGGCCGCGCCGTCCATCGCCGAGCTGGAGGCGACGTCGACCTGGAAGCCGAGCGTGAAAACCGAGCCCCGCCCCTCGCGGCTGTCAACGACGATCTCGCCGTCCATCAGCTCGGCCAGGCGGCGGGTGATGTTCAGGCCCAGGCCCGTGCCGCCGAAGGTGCGGGTGGTCGAGGCGTCGGCCTGGGTGAAGGCGCCGAACAGCTTGGACAGGGTGGCTGGGCTCATGCCGATGCCGGTGTCCCGCACCGTCAGGCTCACCGCCGTGCGCCCGGTCTGCGGGTCGGGCCGCCAGGCCAGGGTCACGTCGACGCGGCCCACCACCGTGAACTTCAGGGCGTTGGACAGCAGGTTGGCCAGGCACTGGCGCACGCGCACGGCGTCAAACAGCAGCATCGGCGGCGGCTCGCCGGCCACGGTGAAGACCAGCTCGACCCCTTTCTCGCGGGCCGTGGGCTGATAGCCGCCGACCAGGCGGGCGCAGACCCCGACTAGGTCGCCGGCCGTAGGGGAGATCTCCAGCTTGCCGGCCTCGATCTTCGACAGGTCCAGGATGTCGTTGAGCAGCACCAGCAGGGTGTCGCCACTGTCGATCATCAGCTCGACCTGCTCGCGCTGGCGGGCGTCGAGGCTCTCGGTCCGCAAGGCCTGGGCCATGCCCAGCATGCCGTTCAGCGGCGTGCGCAGCTCGTGACTCATCACCGCCAGGAAAGCGGACTTGGCCTCGTTGGCCGTCTCGGCCCGGCCGCGAGCCTCCTTCAGCCGCTCGGAAGCCCGGCGCAGATAGACGCCCCAGGCCACCCCGCCCAGCACCAGCACGCCCAGCAGCATGGCGATGACGATCGAGGCGTGGGCCAGACGGCGGTTCAGCTCGACCTCGGCGGTCAGGCGCTTGCTTTCGTCGCGCTTGGACTTCAGTTCGGTCTCCAGGGCCGAAGCCATCTGGGCGCCGTTGCGCGACAGGGCGGCCTGGGTCTTCTCGTGATCTTGCCGACGCCACTGGTCCAGCAGGCGGAAGGCCTCCTCGCCGCGATGTTCGGCCAGGGCGATATAGGCGCTGAGCAACAGCTCGGCCTGGGGATCGCGCTCCAGCCTGTCGACCGGCACGGCGCGCAGCGCTTCCAGGTCAGTCCTGGCGGCGGCCGCGTCGCCCAGCTCGGCGCGGGCCTGGGCGCGCAGGCGCAGGCTGAGGCCGGTCAGGCGATTGGTCGGATGGGCGATCTCGAAGTCGCCGTCGGCCAGGCAGCGCAGCACCCGGCCCGGGGCGTGCCGGTCGCTGGCGATGCGGGCGCACAGATAGCGGTCCCAGGTCTTGAGGTCCGGGTCGCCGGCGGCCTGGGTCATGTTGTGGTGCACGCCGGCGAAGTGCTCGGCGGCGTCCAGCTCGCCCACCTCGGCGGCGGTGTAGGCGATGTCGTACATGCGCTCGACCTTGCGCATGTAGAAGGCGTTGCCCTCGTCCAGGCGGGCCGCCTGGCTCATATGGTCCAGCGCGCCTTCCTTATCGCCGATGTAGGACAGGGTGTAGGAGTGCACCTGGTGCGTCTCGGCCAGCAGGGGCCGGGCGATGGCGCCGCGGCGCTCCAGCTGGCCCGTGGCCTCGGCGGCCAGGCGCGAGGCGTCGGCCCACTGCCCCGATCGGCCCAGGCTGCGGATGCGCTCGACCGCGGCCATCAACCGGATATTCGGCCCCGAACGGTCCAGAAACCGGGTCCAGTCGGCCTCGGTGAAGGTGCGAAAGCCGCCGGACTCATGGCGGTAAGCCATCTGCAGCAGGTCCACCAGCGTCGCCAGTTCGGCGTCGTGGTCTTCCTCGGCCAAGCGGCGCACGCGGTGGGACCACTCATCGAACTGCGGCTGGACCTGGTTGCTCTTGTAGGCATAGAGCACCGACCACAGGCCGTAGAGACGCTTGTCGCCGTGCTGCCTGAGCGCCCGGCGCCCGACCCGCTCGATGTCGTCGTTCTCGCGCGCCGGCGGCTGGATCTCGTCGCGCCGGATCTCGCGATAGAGCGCGTCCAGCTTGGCCGACTGCGGCGACCGAGCGAGGGCCGGGCCGCAGGGGCCCGCCAACAGGGTTGCGATCGCCGCGAGGAACAGGACGTAGCGCCGCAAGCCGTGGTTTCCCGGTGAACATCGGTACGCTACGAGAAAGGGCCTGTATTCAAAGTTAAGATCGGCCCGGCGCGACGTTGCGTCGCAAAAAAGCGGCGCGGGGGAATGATATTCCCCGTTTTAAGTCGTGAAGCCGACTCCGCGCCACCGTCTAGATGGTGGCGCCGCCGTCCACCACCAGGGCCTGTCCGGTCATGAAGCTGCCCGCCTTCGAAGCCAGGTAGACCGCCGCCCCGGCCAGTTCGTCCGGCTCGCCGATCCGGCGCAGCGGCACGCCCCGGGTCGAGCGCTCCAGGGTCTCGGGATCGTCCCACAGCGCCTTGGCGAAGTCGGTCTTGATCAGGCCCGGCGCGATGCAGTTGACCCGCACGTTGTCGGGGCCGAACTCGTGGGCCAGGTTGCGGGCCAGCTGGAAGTCGGCGGCCTTGGAGATGTTGTAGGCCCCGATGACGGCGTTGCCGCGCAGGCCGCCGATCGAGCTGACGATGATGATCGCGCCGTCCTTCCGCGCGCGCATCTCCGGCGCGACCATGCCGATCAGCCAGTGATTGCTGATGATGT
It encodes:
- a CDS encoding transporter; its protein translation is MTDSAVPAPPPSPPWTWSHGLAYGAVSMLLGLTQGLGANLINNNLPWIQGSLGAYTNESAWLSIAYTAANATIGLLAVKFRFQYGLRLFADIGLGLFIVVGLAHLLSNDLRSAIAVRAAAGMAASALSTLTLLYMVEAAPPERRIVGIALGIGWAQLALPLSRLVSSDLLDTGQWHGLYLAEIGLSIVCLSAVNLLRLPPIPRVQMFEWRDFLTFALFAPGIALLCVVLGQGRYAWWFDTAWIGWCLVAAIVLLVASALVELHRKKPLIHLRWLTSADLLRLLVIILLFRVVLSEQGVGAFGLLQTLGMNNDQMAGLSWVMFFATLAGMVIVAFTINPEHVSTPALIALLMVAVAAWLDSRSTSLTRPEQMYLSQGMMAFAGALFLPAALLAGFPRAIRMGQEYIVSFIVLFSTGQVIGALGGSAFLGTLMTIRERVHSDAIVSRLSLTDPQVALRVRQLSGSYAGVLTDPSLRSGEGGALLAQQATREATVLAYDDVFATVAVMALMVFAYLLFLRVRSDLRQRRAARLTPVEAA
- a CDS encoding aminotransferase, giving the protein MVHPVYADLPTTIFEEMSGLARQTGAINLGQGFPDDAGPMALRRKAGEALISGTNQYPPMRGLPALRQAAAAHYARTQGLDLNWEGEIVVTSGATEALAAAFLSLISPGDEVVLFQPLYDAYLPMVKRAGGVPKLVRLAPPHWRFDRAMLEAAFSDRTRMVVLNTPLNPAGVVTPDEDLTLLAEFCVKHDVIAVCDEVWEAVVFDGRKHRPLIGYPGMRERTVKIGSAGKLFGMTGWKVGFLCAAPVLTRALAGAHQFLTFTTPPNLQEAVAYGLEQPGDWFETMPAGLQRSRDRLAAGLRAAGFMVLDSRGTYFLNVDLAASGVDEDDRTFALRAVRDHGVASIPVSAFYAEDPVRHILRLCFAKADETLDEGVARLARARG
- the hmpA gene encoding NO-inducible flavohemoprotein, whose product is MAAALSAETIARVKATVPALAEHGEAITLAMYARLFQDAHIKALFNHANQSSGAQPKALAGAVLAYAQNIDNLGVVLPVVERIAQKHVGYHILAEHYPFVAEALLGAIKAVLGEAATDEILAAWGEAYWFLADILIDREAAIRAGIEAADGGWTGWRDFVVAEKVRESAVITSFVLRPRDGGRVITHKPGQYLTFRFDLPGAPGEKRNYSISAGPNGESYRISVKREDLGAASRFLHDQIQIGDVLSATPPAGDFFLADQPARPVVLLSGGVGLTPMVSMLEHIAQAHPELEAHFVHGALNSDVHALDGHVRSLAKDHGGVTVTTFYSAPLAGDQAGRTHDVDGFISIDWLKANTPFAQADFYLCGPTLFLKVFVQGLAAAGVPADRIHYEVFGPTAEAIAA
- a CDS encoding group III truncated hemoglobin, which codes for MDPSQAAEIEAALPALLDRFYARVRADAALGPVFNDAVEDWDRHLATLADFWSSVMLTTGRYKGDPMQAHMRHGHRIPSEMFGRWLALWNQTTAEMMSPEVAAAMQAKAARIAQSLDLAIHFRLPKAEPSRPAASQRRPNRSNPDLDRTRQGVRQWRLR
- a CDS encoding RrF2 family transcriptional regulator; protein product: MRLTRYTDYAMRVLLHLAARGDDGLASIGEIAALYRISQNHLMKVVQDLGKAGFVRTVRGRGGGIALARPADQIVVGQVVRQTEDGFKLVDCTACVIAPACTLPRALNEATAAFIAVLDKYTLEDLLDQRHQMRTLFGITDAAELPAAS
- a CDS encoding response regulator translates to MRRYVLFLAAIATLLAGPCGPALARSPQSAKLDALYREIRRDEIQPPARENDDIERVGRRALRQHGDKRLYGLWSVLYAYKSNQVQPQFDEWSHRVRRLAEEDHDAELATLVDLLQMAYRHESGGFRTFTEADWTRFLDRSGPNIRLMAAVERIRSLGRSGQWADASRLAAEATGQLERRGAIARPLLAETHQVHSYTLSYIGDKEGALDHMSQAARLDEGNAFYMRKVERMYDIAYTAAEVGELDAAEHFAGVHHNMTQAAGDPDLKTWDRYLCARIASDRHAPGRVLRCLADGDFEIAHPTNRLTGLSLRLRAQARAELGDAAAARTDLEALRAVPVDRLERDPQAELLLSAYIALAEHRGEEAFRLLDQWRRQDHEKTQAALSRNGAQMASALETELKSKRDESKRLTAEVELNRRLAHASIVIAMLLGVLVLGGVAWGVYLRRASERLKEARGRAETANEAKSAFLAVMSHELRTPLNGMLGMAQALRTESLDARQREQVELMIDSGDTLLVLLNDILDLSKIEAGKLEISPTAGDLVGVCARLVGGYQPTAREKGVELVFTVAGEPPPMLLFDAVRVRQCLANLLSNALKFTVVGRVDVTLAWRPDPQTGRTAVSLTVRDTGIGMSPATLSKLFGAFTQADASTTRTFGGTGLGLNITRRLAELMDGEIVVDSREGRGSVFTLGFQVDVASSSAMDGAAPAFGAANEDEPTRSPLQGRRVLVVDDHPVNRRVIKLFLAPFDCDLVEVENGREALDALEAEIFDLVLMDVNMPVMDGLEATRRLRRDPRWAGLPVIALTADVMRTQIDTCLEAGMDAHIAKPIDLRDLLSVLVQVLDKRGAASADRAEVEATI
- a CDS encoding SDR family oxidoreductase, with product MTPLFDLAGKVAIITGSSRGIGKAIAQRLAEHGAKVVISSRKAGPCDEVAAEINTRHGEGTAIAVPANIASKDDLQRLVDETRRAFGKVDICVCNAASNPYYGPLSGIADDQFRKILDNNIISNHWLIGMVAPEMRARKDGAIIIVSSIGGLRGNAVIGAYNISKAADFQLARNLAHEFGPDNVRVNCIAPGLIKTDFAKALWDDPETLERSTRGVPLRRIGEPDELAGAAVYLASKAGSFMTGQALVVDGGATI